A window from Theobroma cacao cultivar B97-61/B2 chromosome 3, Criollo_cocoa_genome_V2, whole genome shotgun sequence encodes these proteins:
- the LOC18606668 gene encoding uncharacterized protein LOC18606668: MSHSLQPKATMENSQETTVHVAMVPTPGMGHLLPLVEFAKRLVHQYHNFELTIIVPDDGSPMKYQRQLLQALPKSISSIFLPPVSFEDLPEDVGIETKIVLSLVRSLPALKDLLKVLVESTRLVAVVVDLFGIDAIDVFEEFGLKPYIFFPSTAMLLQLIFHLPKLDEMFSCEYRDLSEPIKLPGCVPFHGSDITDPVQDKKNVGYQLVIQLCRRYPLAAGIIVNSFMDLEQDAFRALMENEIGLPKVYPVGPLIQTSSMNEVNESNNCLRWLDVQPHGSVVYVCFGSGGTLSHEQMNELALGLEMSGQRFLWVAKSPAEKATNATYFGVESVKDPFHFLPDGFLERTKGVGVVVRSWAPQIEILRHGSTGGFLTHCGWNSTLEAIVHGVPLIAWPLYAEQKMNAVLLADDLKVAIRVKENENGVVGREDIAKFVEGLIEGEEGQLLRNKMKKLKDAAKMVLSPDGSSTKSLAKVAEMWKNQEKSSNSSMETTQESPLHVVIVPTPGMGHLIPLIEFAKRLVDLHKFAVTFFVPNDGSPMKLQRQLLLTQPEPISSIFLPPVSFDDLPEDAKIETRIILSLNRSLHFLRDSFKVLAQSTRVVAFVVDVFGIDAFDVAKEFGLEPYIFVTTAVMLLSLIFELPKLDQMFSCEYRDLPEPIKLPGCVPFHGSDVPDPLQHRTNFAYQETLQQCKRYPLAAGIIINSFMDLEKGTLDALMESGRGLPAVYPVGPLIRTSSTSEVEGSNNCLRWLDEQPSGSVLYVCFGSGGTLSHEQLNELALGLEMSGQRFLWVVKEPNEIVANATYFGIENVKNPFAFLPDGFLERTKEVGLVVPSWAPQIQVLSHGSTGGFLTHCGWNSVLESIVHGVPLIAWPLYAEQKMNAVLLKDGLKVAFRVRVNEDGLVGREDIAKYVKELIEGDEGQLLRTRVRKLKDAAKVGLSPDGPSTKSLAKIAEIWKNKKN, from the exons ATGTCTCACAGTTTACAACCAAAAGCTACCATGGAAAACTCACAGGAAACAACAGTACATGTAGCTATGGTGCCAACACCTGGCATGGGTCACCTGCTTCCACTCGTTGAGTTCGCCAAGCGACTCGTTCACCAGTACCACAACTTTGAATTAACCATCATTGTCCCCGATGATGGCTCACCCATGAAATACCAAAGACAACTCCTTCAAGCCCTACCCAAATCAATTTcctccatttttctcccacCTGTGAGTTTTGAAGATTTGCCTGAGGACGTCGGAATCGAGACCAAGATTGTACTCAGCCTGGTCCGGTCACTGCCTGCTCTTAAAGACTTGCTCAAGGTCTTAGTCGAGTCAACTCGACTTGTGGCCGTGGTTGTTGACCTTTTTGGCATCGATGCAATTGATGTATTTGAAGAATTTGGCCTTAAGCCCTACATATTCTTTCCTTCAACTGCTATGTTGTTACAATTGATATTTCACTTGCCTAagcttgatgaaatgttttctTGTGAGTATAGAGATTTGTCTGAGCCGATCAAGTTACCCGGATGCGTGCCGTTTCACGGAAGCGATATAACGGACCCTGTTCAAGACAAGAAGAATGTGGGTTACCAATTGGTTATTCAGCTATGCAGACGCTACCCATTGGCAGCAGGGATTATAGTTAATAGCTTTATGGACTTGGAACAGGATGCCTTTAGGGCTTTGATGGAGAATGAAATTGGTCTACCCAAGGTTTACCCGGTTGGACCACTAATACAAACAAGTTCAATGAATGAAGTTAACGAGTCTAACAATTGTTTAAGGTGGTTAGATGTGCAGCCTCATGGTTCGGTGGTTTATGTATGTTTTGGAAGCGGTGGGACACTCTCTCACGAGCAGATGAATGAATTGGCGTTGGGACTGGAAATGAGTGGACAAAGATTTCTCTGGGTTGCAAAGAGCCCGGCTGAAAAGGCTACAAATGCCACTTACTTTGGTGTAGAAAGTGTCAAAGACCCTTTCCATTTTCTGCCCGATGGGTTCTTGGAAAGGACCAAAGGGGTGGGTGTAGTGGTGCGGTCTTGGGCTCCTCAGATCGAGATCTTGAGACATGGCTCAACGGGAGGGTTCTTAACCCATTGTGGGTGGAATTCAACCTTGGAGGCGATTGTGCACGGTGTGCCACTGATTGCATGGCCACTCTATGCAGAACAAAAGATGAACGCAGTGCTTTTAGCAGATGATCTGAAGGTAGCAATCAGGGTcaaagagaatgaaaatggGGTGGTGGGGCGAGAAGACATTGCAAAATTTGTTGAGGGACTGATTGAGGGGGAAGAAGGGCAACTGCTCAGGAACAAGATGAAAAAACTGAAGGATGCTGCAAAAATGGTTTTGAGCCCAGATGGATCATCCACAAAATCACTGGCCAAGGTAGCAGAAATGTGGAAAAACCaggaaaaat CATCAAATTCCTCCATGGAAACCACCCAAGAATCACCGCTCCATGTAGTCATCGTGCCTACTCCAGGCATGGGTCACTTGATCCCGCTCATCGAGTTCGCCAAGCGACTGGTGGACCTCCACAAGTTTGCCGTAACTTTCTTTGTCCCCAACGATGGCTCACCCATGAAACTCCAAAGACAACTCCTTTTAACCCAACCCGAGCCAATTTCCTCCATCTTTCTCCCTCCTGTTAGCTTTGACGATCTGCCCGAGGATGCCAAAATCGAGACCCGGATTATTCTCAGCCTGAATCGGTCGCTTCATTTTCTCAGAGATTCGTTCAAGGTACTAGCTCAGTCAACTCGGGTAGTGGCCTTCGTCGTTGATGTTTTTGGCATCGATGCATTTGATGTCGCCAAAGAATTTGGACTTGAACCTTACATTTTCGTCACTACCGCTGTTATGCTATTATCATTGATATTTGAGTTACCCAAGCTTGATCAGATGTTTTCGTGCGAATATAGAGATTTGCCTGAGCCGATCAAATTACCAGGATGCGTGCCGTTCCATGGAAGCGATGTTCCTGACCCGCTTCAACACAGGACAAATTTTGCCTATCAAGAGACTCTTCAGCAATGCAAACGTTACCCATTGGCTGCTGGGATTATCATTAACAGTTTTATGGACTTGGAAAAGGGTACTTTGGATGCTTTAATGGAGAGTGGGCGTGGTTTGCCTGCGGTTTACCCAGTTGGACCTCTAATACGAACTAGTTCAACCAGTGAAGTTGAAGGCTCTAACAATTGCTTAAGGTGGTTGGATGAGCAGCCTAGCGGGTCAGTGCTATATGTCTGTTTTGGAAGTGGTGGGACTCTTTCGCATGAACAGCTAAATGAATTGGCACTGGGTTTGGAAATGAGTGGGCAAAGATTTCTTTGGGTTGTCAAGGAACCCAACGAAATTGTTGCAAACGCCACTTATTTTGGTATAGAAAACGTCAAGAACCCTTTTGCTTTTCTGCCTGATGGGTTTTTGGAAAGGACCAAAGAGGTGGGTTTGGTGGTTCCATCTTGGGCTCCTCAGATTCAAGTCTTGAGTCACGGCTCGACCGGTGGGTTCTTGACCCATTGCGGTTGGAATTCGGTTTTAGAGTCTATCGTGCATGGCGTGCCATTAATCGCATGGCCACTCTATGCAGAGCAAAAGATGAATGCTGTACTTCTAAAAGATGGTCTGAAGGTTGCATTTAGGGTCAGAGTGAACGAAGATGGGCTGGTTGGGCGAGAAGATATTGCAAAATATGTGAAGGAACTGATTGAAGGGGACGAAGGGCAGTTGCTTAGAACCAGGGTGAGAAAACTGAAAGATGCTGCCAAAGTAGGTCTGAGCCCAGATGGACCTTCTACAAAATCCCTTGCCAAGATAGCAGAAATTtggaagaacaaaaaaaattag
- the LOC18606669 gene encoding protein SEH1, whose amino-acid sequence MEKPLATLERGTTCSAWNYCGERLAAGSVDGSLSILDSRDSSSSSFICSSKLKASEAGIVKVAWIPPEYGDAVACICEDGTLSIWEELVEGTQPPQWKLCKSFKTSSKVLDVQFGVNQTSLKMVAAYSDGFVKIFELLDPLELKNWQLQAEYQNVIDSVSTFGKASCLTACISWNPQRGEGQESSFILGFNSNTPQLNSPKVWEFDPAHQRWLPVAELALPGDKGDQVYSVAWAPNIGRPYEVIAVASQKGIAIWHVGSTPDLDGRLSVEKAALLSEHNSEVWQMEWDMSGMTLATTESNGPVRLWQSNLNGAWHEQAAFEPTS is encoded by the exons ATGGAGAAACCATTGGCGACACTCGAAAGAGGCACGACATGCTCGGCCTGGAACTACTGCGGCGAGAGATTAGCCGCAGGTTCCGTCGACGGTTCTCTTTCCATCTTAGATTCTCGTGactcttcctcttcttccttCATTTGCTCCTCCAAACTCAAG GCCAGTGAAGCTGGTATTGTGAAGGTTGCTTGGATCCCTCCTGAGTATGGGGATGCTGTTGCTTGCATTTGTGAAGATGGGACTTTATCCATATGGGAAGAGCTTGTAGAAG GTACACAACCTCCTCAGTGGAAGCTATGCAAAAGCTTTAAGACTAGTTCGAAGGTTCTAGATgttcaatttggagtcaaccAGACGAGTTTGAAAATG GTTGCTGCTTACTCAGACGGCTTTGTGAAAATCTTTGAGCTCCTCGATCCATTGGAACTAAAGAACTGGCAACTTCAG GCTGAATATCAGAATGTTATAGATTCCGTTTCTACATTTGGGAAGGCTTCATGCTTAACAGCTTGTATTTCTTGGAATCCTCAAAGGGGTGAAGGCCAAGAATCAAGCTTTATTTTGGGTTTCAATTCTAATACTCCACAGCTCAATTCCCCCAAG GTGTGGGAATTTGATCCAGCTCATCAGAGATGGCTCCCAGTAGCAGAGTTGGCTTTGCCTGGTGACAAGGGAGATCAAGTTTATTCTGTTGCATGGGCACCAAACATTGGACG GCCATATGAGGTAATAGCTGTTGCATCTCAAAAAGGAATTGCTATATGGCATGTTGGATCAACCCCTGACTTGGATGGAAGGCTCTCAGTAGAGAAGGCTGCATTGCTTTCTGAACATAACAGTGAG GTGTGGCAGATGGAATGGGATATGAGCGGAATGACCTTGGCAACTACTGAAAGTAATGGGCCTGTAAGGCTGTGGCAATCCAACTTGAACGGCGCTTGGCATGAACAAGCCGCATTTGAACCCACTTCTTAG